GGGAAATCAGGTCCTTTTATATACTCCATTAAATCTAATGGAGTTAATTCAGGATTGTCAATAAGAGCAAGTGTTCCATCTACAATCTCTCCTAAATTATGAGGTGGGATATTAGTTGCCATTCCAACAGCTATACCAGTTGCTCCATTTAAAAGTAGATTTGGTAATTTTGCTGGTAAAACAGTAGGTTCATCTAGTGAATCATCAAAGTTTTTTCTAAAATCAATTGTATTTTTATCAATATCTTCTAGAAGTTCATTACTTATCTTAGCCATTCTAGCTTCAGTATATCTCATTGCAGCTGCAGAATCTCCATCTATAGAACCAAAGTTTCCATGTCCAGAGATTAAAGGATATCTATAGTTAAAATCTTGAGCCATTCTAACCATTGTTCCATATACAGCAGAATCTCCATGTGGGTGGTACTTACCAAGAACTTCTCCAACGATTCTCGCTGACTTTTTATATGGTTTATCAAAACTCATACCAAGTTCATTCATAGCAAAAAGTATTCTTCTATGTACAGGTTTCATTCCATCTCTTACATCAGGAAGTGCTCTACTGACAATAACACTCATTGAATAATCAAGGTACGATTCTTTCATTTCATCTTCTATATATCTATTATTTATATTTGACATCTGATTATTACTCCTCTTACTCTTATTTTCCATTTTCCCTTCAATAAATTATACCACAATATCTAACAATTTCATAATTTAAGTGTCTAAATTTATAGAACTTGATATTTTTTTTAGAAAATGTTATAATTTAAATACAAAAGATGAATCTGCTCGAAGAGCTCGAGCAGGATAAAATAAAGAAAGCTCAATTGATGAATCTGCTCGAAGAGCTCGAGCAGGATAAAATAAAGAAAGCTCAATTGATGAAGATGGTAATATACCATCTTTTTTATTTTATGTTTATTCTATCTTTGAAGTGTTGAAGGGAAGAATACTCTAATATACCTTTATATCTTTGTTGGTTAGGATTTAAAAGAGCTTTTTTATATTCTTTTAGGTATTTTTTAAATCCTTTTTTTATTTTTTCTTCCTTACCTTTTAAATAGTTAAATTCTTGTTGCTTTATCCTGACTTCACTATCATTATCTAAATAATATTCTTCTAAGATAGGGATAGCTTTTGTATAGTCTAAGCCACTTTTATATTCAGGAATATCACTACATATAAAAGCAATTTTATGGTTTATATTAGTTCTAAATGGGATAGCATAATCTATCCCATCATATTCAACAACTAATACTAAATAAGGTCTATTTTCCTTTTGTAAAATCTCTTTATAATTTTTAAATTCTTCATAAAACTTTTTTGATAAAAATTTTATTTTCATAAAAATATCTCCAGATTATATATCTAAGTTCTTTACATATTCCGCATTCTCTTCTATAAATTCTCTTCTAGGATCAACTTTATCTCCCATAAGTTTATCAAAAAGTAGGTCTGCTGCTCTAGCATCATCAATAGTAACTTTTAAAAGAGTTCTATTTTGAGGATCCATAGTTGTTTCCCAAAGCTGTTCTGGGTTCATCTCTCCTAATCCTTTATATCTTTGAAGAGTGTATTTTTTATCTTCTCCCTCAAAAGAATCAGTGATCTCTTTTAATTCTCTATCTGAATAAGCATATTTTATCTGTTTACCATAAGAGATTTTATATAGAGGTGGTTGAGCAATAAAAACATTTCCATTATATATTAATTCTATCATATATCTGTATATGAACGTTAATAAAAGAGTTCTTATATGAGCTCCATCTACATCGGCGTCAGTCATAAGAATAATTTTTCCATATCTTAATTTTTCTAAATTAAAATTATCACCAATTCCAGTACCAAAAGCTGTAATCATAGCTCTAACTTCATTATTTTCAAGAGCTCTGTGAAGTCCTGCTTTTTCAACATTTAGTATCTTTCCTCTAAGAGGTAGAATAGCTTGGTGATATCTATCTCTTCCTTGTTTTGCAGATCCACCAGCAGAATCTCCCTCAACTATATATATTTCACACTCTTCTGGGTTTTTAGATGAACAATCAGCTAATTTTCCAGGAAGTGATCCAACTTCTAATGCAGATTTTCTAAGTACTAACTCTCTAGCTCTTTGAGCTGCTTCTCTAGCTTTTTTAGAGTTCAATATTTTTTCTATAATTATTTTTGTATCGCTAGGATTATCTTCTAGTACCATTTTTAACTGAGTCCCTACTAGAGTAGAAACAATTCCAGTTACTTCAGAGTTTCCTAATTTTGTTTTTGTTTGTCCTTCAAACTGTGGTTGAGGAACTTTTACAGAAACAATAGCTGTAACTCCCTCTCTAATATCATTTCCTTGTAATTTTCCATCTTTATCTTTTAATAATCCTTGAGCTTTTCCTACATCATTTATAACTCTAGTAAGAGCAGTTCTAAATCCTTGTACATGTGTTCCACCCTCATGAGTATTTATGTTATTAACAAAAGAATAGATTATTTCTGATTGATTAACTGTATATAGAAAAGCAATTTCAACTCCTATATTATCAACTTCTCCACTCATATAGATAGGTTCACTAATAAGTTTTTCAGTTTCTTCAGTAATCTCTCTTAAAAAATCTGAAATTCCTCCTTCAAACTCAAAAATCTCCTTTTTACAAGGTTCTTTTCTAGAATCTGTAAGAGTGATAACTAATCCTTTATTAAGATAAGCTAACTCTTTTAATCTATTTTTTAAAGTGTTATAATCATATATTAAAGTTTCAAATATCTCATGGTCAGCTTTAAATCTAACTGTTGTTCCATGCTCACTAGAATCAATATCCCCAATAGCTTTAACATCTTCCTCTGGAACACCTCTATTATATCTTTGGAACCAAAGTTTTCCATCTGATTTAACTTCAACTTCAGTCCATAAAGATAGGGCATTAACAACAGAAACTCCTACTCCGTGAAGTCCTCCAGAAACTTTATAGTTATCATTTTCAAATTTTCCTCCAGCATGAAGTACAGTAAGTACAATTTCTAGAGCTGATTTTCCATATTTAGGGTGGATTCCAACAGGGATACCTCTTCCGTTATCTACTACTTCAATGACATTATCAGGAAGGATATTTACTTCTATATGTGTACAATATCCAGCAAGAGCTTCGTCTACAGCATTGTCAACTATTTCCCAAACTAAGTGGTGTAATCCTCTTTCAGAAGTTGTTCCTATATACATTCCAGGTCTTTTTCTAACTGCTTCTAATCCTTCTAAGACAGTAATATTTTGTGCTTCATAATTATTACTCACTTTCTACCTCCAATTATATTAAAAAATTCATTACCTCTACTCATTAATGTCTGTGTACCATAAGCAGAAAAATATATTGTATCATCAGTAATTATTACACTTTTCTCCTGATTAGGAGATAGATTTATAATTTTTTTATTTTTAATTTCATTATTAAAAAAGTCTATATTATCTCTACTTTTTATATGTATATAATCAATAATAAGAATAATTTTTTCACCATTTATAATGGTATCTTTTTCAAGAAAAATATACATTATTTTTCTCCTTTATTTTGTTGTTCATGAGATTTTAAATATTTTTTAGCATTTCCATTATCTAAACAGACTCTGCAAAACTCTTCTTCTCCTTCAAAGAGCATTCCACATATTTTACACTTTTTGAAACCTTGAGAAAGAAGATACTCCTCTCTTTCAATAGCAATTTTTTGAAGATAAGCTATCTTCTCCAATATATTGAGATTAACTTGTTCTTTTTCTAA
The window above is part of the uncultured Fusobacterium sp. genome. Proteins encoded here:
- the gyrB gene encoding DNA topoisomerase (ATP-hydrolyzing) subunit B → MSNNYEAQNITVLEGLEAVRKRPGMYIGTTSERGLHHLVWEIVDNAVDEALAGYCTHIEVNILPDNVIEVVDNGRGIPVGIHPKYGKSALEIVLTVLHAGGKFENDNYKVSGGLHGVGVSVVNALSLWTEVEVKSDGKLWFQRYNRGVPEEDVKAIGDIDSSEHGTTVRFKADHEIFETLIYDYNTLKNRLKELAYLNKGLVITLTDSRKEPCKKEIFEFEGGISDFLREITEETEKLISEPIYMSGEVDNIGVEIAFLYTVNQSEIIYSFVNNINTHEGGTHVQGFRTALTRVINDVGKAQGLLKDKDGKLQGNDIREGVTAIVSVKVPQPQFEGQTKTKLGNSEVTGIVSTLVGTQLKMVLEDNPSDTKIIIEKILNSKKAREAAQRARELVLRKSALEVGSLPGKLADCSSKNPEECEIYIVEGDSAGGSAKQGRDRYHQAILPLRGKILNVEKAGLHRALENNEVRAMITAFGTGIGDNFNLEKLRYGKIILMTDADVDGAHIRTLLLTFIYRYMIELIYNGNVFIAQPPLYKISYGKQIKYAYSDRELKEITDSFEGEDKKYTLQRYKGLGEMNPEQLWETTMDPQNRTLLKVTIDDARAADLLFDKLMGDKVDPRREFIEENAEYVKNLDI
- the remB gene encoding extracellular matrix regulator RemB translates to MYIFLEKDTIINGEKIILIIDYIHIKSRDNIDFFNNEIKNKKIINLSPNQEKSVIITDDTIYFSAYGTQTLMSRGNEFFNIIGGRK